A stretch of the Clostridium botulinum genome encodes the following:
- a CDS encoding MDR family MFS transporter, with protein MGLKHTIKEYAKLPKSIIAIFFARIINSLGGFVFPFLTIYLTEKMGMTSDRVGTFMLMAAVGIALGSLLGGKLSDIIGRKKVMLIFQAMSAISLIPCGFYEHSMITPWLLILSGFFGGAVQPASSAMVADLTNTKNRQEAFSLLYLGINVGVAVGPLIAGILYKKYLRWIFWGDAITTLTSLLLIIFLVQETIHTNNEEEVSKNNIDEKTEEGNVFMVILKRPYLFIFSLVSLIYSLVYAQSGFIIPLQVKKLFPDTGAMLYGSLMSVNAIVVVSCTFIVIHLTRKNTAIFNMVLSGIFYAVGFGMLFYVHEYKFFVISTVVWTIGEILALTNEGIYIANHTPMSHRGRVNSIIPLISGAGYAVGPKVMGFYIKNRTINSAWIVVGILAIVSAVMMYILYKFEVRGSKQSKREYK; from the coding sequence ATGGGGTTAAAACACACAATAAAAGAGTATGCTAAATTACCCAAGAGTATTATTGCTATATTTTTTGCAAGAATTATAAACAGTTTAGGGGGATTTGTATTCCCATTTTTAACAATATATTTAACTGAAAAAATGGGTATGACATCTGATAGAGTTGGAACATTTATGTTGATGGCAGCCGTAGGAATAGCATTAGGTTCATTACTTGGAGGAAAATTGTCCGATATAATAGGTAGAAAGAAGGTTATGCTCATATTTCAAGCAATGTCAGCTATTAGTTTAATTCCTTGTGGATTTTATGAGCATTCTATGATAACCCCGTGGCTTTTAATATTGTCAGGATTTTTTGGGGGAGCAGTTCAACCTGCAAGTTCGGCTATGGTAGCAGATTTGACTAATACTAAAAATAGACAGGAAGCCTTTTCGTTATTATATTTAGGTATAAATGTAGGAGTAGCTGTTGGACCATTGATAGCTGGAATTCTATATAAGAAGTATTTAAGATGGATATTTTGGGGAGATGCTATTACTACTTTAACATCTCTATTGTTAATTATATTTTTAGTTCAGGAGACCATTCATACCAATAATGAGGAAGAAGTAAGCAAGAACAATATCGATGAAAAAACAGAAGAAGGAAATGTGTTTATGGTTATATTAAAAAGGCCATACTTATTTATATTTTCATTAGTATCTCTTATATATTCACTTGTATACGCTCAAAGTGGATTTATAATTCCTCTTCAAGTAAAAAAATTATTTCCAGATACAGGAGCAATGTTATATGGCAGTTTAATGTCAGTAAATGCTATTGTAGTTGTAAGTTGTACTTTTATAGTAATACATCTAACAAGAAAAAATACTGCTATTTTCAATATGGTATTGTCCGGAATATTTTATGCTGTAGGATTTGGAATGCTTTTTTATGTTCATGAATATAAGTTTTTTGTAATATCTACAGTAGTTTGGACTATAGGTGAAATATTAGCACTAACTAATGAGGGAATATATATAGCCAATCATACACCAATGTCTCATAGAGGAAGAGTAAATTCAATTATACCATTAATATCTGGAGCTGGATATGCAGTTGGTCCAAAGGTTATGGGATTCTATATAAAAAATAGAACCATTAATAGTGCTTGGATAGTTGTAGGGATTTTAGCTATAGTATCTGCTGTTATGATGTACATATTATATAAATTTGAAGTTAGGGGAAGTAAACAGTCAAAAAGAGAATATAAATAA
- the pepV gene encoding dipeptidase PepV — protein sequence MKINNLVDNMRQDIIKSTQELISIKSIKEDPKESKPFGEGPAKALQYCLDLCNKLGFKTENLDNYIGYAEYGEGDEYVGVLGHVDVVPEGDGWLYPPYGAEIHDDKIYGRGTMDDKGPMVACIYGLKAIMDAKIKPLKKIRIIFGTNEESGSEGEIERYFKSEREPISGFTPDAEYPIINGEKGLTTFDLVEKFNDESKESSIVFIKGGQKANVVPDYCEAGILIKDSNIIIDSAKEFVDKTGYDISVEAKDEMVIIKSKGVAAHSSLPQLGKNAIMQLFMFIDELPLEDCDIVRFIKFMNKHIGMEVYGESFGVGLKDEVSGKLSFNVGVINLNHHEVTMTLNLRYPVTCKFEDMMKGLNKTLINTNITVKNMQHQEPLYFSEDNGIIKTLSKVYEEQTGDKTKLLSIGGGTYAKEMPNIVAFGPIFPGEPDLDHQANEYIKVEDLIKNAKIYAHAMYELAK from the coding sequence ATGAAAATTAATAATTTAGTAGATAATATGAGGCAAGATATAATAAAATCAACTCAAGAATTAATATCTATAAAAAGTATTAAAGAGGATCCAAAAGAAAGTAAGCCTTTTGGAGAAGGTCCTGCAAAGGCACTTCAATATTGCTTAGACTTATGTAATAAACTTGGGTTTAAAACTGAAAATTTGGATAATTATATAGGATATGCAGAATATGGTGAAGGGGACGAATATGTAGGGGTTCTAGGACATGTTGATGTAGTACCAGAAGGAGATGGATGGTTATATCCTCCTTATGGAGCAGAAATTCATGATGATAAAATATATGGACGTGGGACTATGGATGATAAAGGACCAATGGTAGCCTGTATATATGGACTTAAGGCAATAATGGATGCTAAAATTAAACCTTTAAAAAAAATAAGAATAATTTTTGGAACTAATGAGGAAAGTGGTTCAGAGGGTGAAATTGAACGTTATTTTAAAAGTGAAAGGGAGCCTATATCAGGATTTACTCCAGATGCCGAATATCCAATCATAAATGGAGAAAAAGGACTAACTACTTTTGATTTAGTAGAAAAATTTAATGATGAAAGTAAAGAAAGTAGTATAGTTTTTATAAAAGGTGGTCAAAAAGCTAATGTGGTTCCTGACTATTGTGAAGCAGGTATATTAATTAAGGATTCTAATATAATTATAGATTCGGCAAAAGAGTTTGTAGATAAAACAGGTTATGATATAAGTGTGGAAGCTAAAGATGAAATGGTTATAATAAAATCCAAAGGAGTTGCAGCTCATAGTAGTCTTCCGCAGCTTGGGAAAAATGCTATAATGCAATTATTTATGTTTATAGATGAATTGCCATTAGAAGATTGTGATATAGTTAGATTTATAAAATTTATGAATAAGCATATTGGAATGGAAGTGTATGGAGAATCTTTTGGAGTAGGACTTAAAGATGAGGTATCAGGAAAACTTTCTTTTAATGTAGGAGTAATTAATTTAAATCATCATGAAGTAACTATGACATTAAATTTAAGATATCCTGTTACATGTAAATTTGAAGATATGATGAAAGGTTTAAATAAAACATTAATTAATACAAATATAACAGTTAAGAATATGCAACATCAAGAGCCTTTATATTTCTCAGAGGATAATGGGATAATTAAGACTTTGTCAAAGGTTTATGAGGAACAAACAGGTGATAAAACTAAGCTTTTATCAATTGGAGGAGGAACTTATGCTAAAGAAATGCCAAATATAGTTGCATTCGGACCAATATTTCCTGGAGAACCTGACTTAGATCATCAAGCTAATGAGTATATAAAGGTTGAGGATTTAATTAAAAATGCTAAAATTTATGCTCATGCTATGTATGAACTTGCAAAGTAA
- a CDS encoding tetratricopeptide repeat protein, translating into MEKNLKSYETLEHNIMSYISKGRTLFENNKIHKAFEMFDKALELNNDYAEIYLAKGEAYMQMFEISEAERCIKKYIRISNDTYKGYLNMIEIYLMSGDFEKALVFCDKLLSQRKSDHILYYKKAYILYQLGKVLEALKYYNKCINLNENFYNAYCEKGELLLGLCDHDEALKTYSKAIKIDESNCEAYIGKALVYLDLGDYRSAFPLAKKAYEIEPENEWCTCYYKIIAETINRHCKSNGTVLFPFK; encoded by the coding sequence ATGGAAAAAAATCTAAAATCCTATGAGACATTAGAACATAATATAATGAGTTATATATCCAAAGGGAGAACATTATTTGAAAACAATAAAATACATAAAGCATTTGAAATGTTTGATAAAGCTTTAGAACTTAACAATGATTATGCAGAAATATATTTAGCTAAAGGTGAAGCTTATATGCAAATGTTTGAAATTTCAGAGGCTGAAAGATGTATAAAGAAATATATTAGAATAAGTAATGATACTTATAAAGGTTACCTAAATATGATTGAAATCTATCTAATGTCTGGTGATTTTGAAAAAGCTCTTGTATTTTGTGATAAGCTTTTGTCTCAAAGAAAATCTGACCATATACTTTACTATAAAAAAGCATATATACTTTACCAGCTTGGAAAAGTTTTAGAAGCTCTTAAATATTATAATAAGTGCATTAATTTAAATGAAAATTTTTATAACGCTTATTGTGAAAAAGGCGAACTTTTACTTGGACTTTGTGACCATGATGAAGCCTTGAAAACATACTCTAAAGCCATTAAAATTGATGAAAGTAACTGCGAGGCATATATTGGTAAGGCTTTAGTTTATCTAGATTTAGGTGATTATAGATCTGCTTTTCCACTGGCTAAAAAAGCTTATGAGATAGAACCAGAAAATGAATGGTGCACATGCTACTATAAAATAATTGCGGAAACCATTAATAGACATTGTAAATCTAATGGTACTGTACTATTTCCTTTTAAATAA
- the nrdG gene encoding anaerobic ribonucleoside-triphosphate reductase activating protein — MNLRVAGFLDNTMVNGKGIRSTLFLSGCHHNCNECQNKHMQDFYYGEDINIKDIFSRIESNIPLIKGVTFSGGEPLEQSKGLTLLAKKIKEQNLDIWCYTGYKFEEILNHKDRKELLKYIDVLVDGKFEKRLTDGAKKYTGSRNQRIIDVKESIRKNKVIEKNI; from the coding sequence ATGAATCTTCGTGTAGCTGGATTCTTGGACAATACTATGGTTAATGGTAAAGGAATAAGAAGTACATTATTTCTATCAGGATGTCATCATAACTGTAATGAATGTCAAAATAAACATATGCAAGATTTTTACTATGGTGAGGATATTAATATAAAAGATATTTTTAGTAGAATAGAATCTAATATACCGTTGATCAAGGGCGTTACATTTTCAGGTGGAGAGCCTTTGGAACAAAGTAAGGGATTAACTCTTCTTGCAAAAAAAATAAAAGAACAAAATCTTGATATTTGGTGCTATACAGGATATAAATTTGAAGAAATATTAAATCACAAGGATAGAAAAGAATTATTAAAATATATTGATGTACTTGTAGATGGAAAATTTGAAAAAAGATTAACTGATGGTGCTAAAAAGTATACTGGTTCTAGAAATCAGAGGATTATAGATGTTAAAGAAAGTATTCGTAAAAATAAAGTAATAGAAAAAAATATTTAA
- the nrdD gene encoding anaerobic ribonucleoside-triphosphate reductase: protein MLYVVKRDGRRVPFDSIKITNAIKGSADEIAFNLKESEAIELTQKVIEQLENKNCNEISVEEIQNIVENVLQENGCEVIWKTYSNYRRERTKIREKKSHLMTVIQKIGVETDRDNANVGNNFSSKLLRIASESNKWHNLGMMPKHLAKLHENGDLYYHDLDSYNLTINCLNIETGKILKRGFNTGYGTILPAKRIESAAELSCILLQSTQNDMFGGQSHTNFDNDMASFVDMTRQEIKSEYRKYFGDIENLDDIVEQKLEKVVHQSMQGIVYNLNTMHSRAGSQVPFSSINLGLPDCEDAAMINRIFLEEYEKGLGKGEQPIFPNIIFRVKTGVNREPQDPYYYLYELACRVASKRMNPMFMNLDADFNKEYYDKGIVAATMGCRTYIMSNVNGEAGPEARGNIAPTTINLPRLGILAKGDLTKFFSLLDSRLNLARESLLHRYNVLKHLKVKDLPFVAGEKLMRGSENLGPDDSIEPILKQGTWGIGFIGLAETLIALVGKHHGEDNETYELGVKIASYIREFCDKYREIDKLNWSCYATPAEGLSGKFVIHDKNVFGEIKGVTDKDYYTNSYHIPVGYQISIKRKIDLEAPFHKICNGGHITYIEMDGYPDPEDVKSIIDYAYKKTNISYIGINFHMKYCRECGSKLESFENHCPKCGSMNIQGISRVTGYLSLDERFGAGKVAERKDRLSHNDEVHVNTY from the coding sequence ATGCTATATGTGGTTAAAAGAGACGGAAGACGAGTTCCGTTTGATTCAATAAAGATAACTAATGCTATAAAGGGCTCAGCGGATGAGATCGCTTTTAATTTAAAAGAAAGTGAAGCAATTGAACTTACTCAGAAGGTTATAGAGCAATTAGAAAATAAAAATTGTAATGAAATTTCTGTGGAAGAGATACAAAATATTGTGGAAAATGTATTACAAGAAAATGGATGTGAAGTTATTTGGAAAACATATTCTAACTATAGAAGAGAAAGAACAAAGATTAGAGAAAAAAAATCTCATTTAATGACGGTTATACAAAAGATAGGTGTAGAAACTGATAGAGACAATGCAAATGTTGGTAATAATTTTAGTTCGAAACTTCTTAGAATAGCAAGTGAGTCCAATAAGTGGCATAACTTAGGAATGATGCCTAAGCACTTAGCAAAACTTCATGAAAACGGAGATTTATATTATCATGATTTAGATTCATATAATTTAACTATAAATTGTTTAAATATAGAAACAGGGAAAATACTAAAGAGAGGGTTTAATACAGGATATGGAACAATTCTTCCGGCTAAACGAATAGAATCAGCAGCAGAGCTATCTTGTATATTACTTCAAAGTACTCAAAATGATATGTTTGGAGGTCAATCACATACTAATTTTGATAATGACATGGCATCTTTTGTAGATATGACAAGACAAGAAATTAAATCAGAATACAGAAAATATTTTGGTGATATAGAAAACTTAGATGATATTGTAGAACAAAAATTAGAAAAAGTAGTTCATCAGTCTATGCAGGGAATAGTTTATAATTTAAATACTATGCATTCAAGAGCAGGAAGCCAAGTACCATTTAGTTCAATAAACCTTGGATTACCAGATTGTGAAGATGCAGCTATGATTAATAGAATTTTCTTAGAAGAATATGAAAAAGGACTTGGAAAAGGAGAACAACCTATTTTTCCTAACATAATTTTTAGGGTGAAAACAGGAGTTAATAGAGAACCACAAGATCCATATTATTATCTTTATGAACTTGCTTGTAGAGTTGCAAGTAAGAGAATGAATCCTATGTTTATGAATTTAGATGCTGATTTTAACAAAGAATATTATGATAAGGGAATAGTAGCTGCAACAATGGGGTGTAGAACTTATATAATGTCCAATGTAAACGGAGAAGCTGGACCTGAAGCTAGAGGGAATATAGCGCCTACTACAATAAATTTACCTCGACTTGGAATACTGGCAAAAGGTGATCTAACTAAATTTTTCTCATTATTAGATAGTAGATTAAATTTAGCAAGAGAATCATTACTTCATAGATATAATGTTCTTAAACATTTAAAAGTGAAGGATTTACCTTTTGTAGCAGGGGAAAAGTTAATGAGAGGTTCTGAAAATTTAGGACCAGATGATTCTATAGAACCTATTTTAAAACAAGGAACCTGGGGAATTGGATTTATAGGACTTGCAGAGACATTAATAGCTTTAGTTGGAAAACATCATGGAGAAGATAATGAAACTTATGAATTAGGAGTCAAAATAGCATCTTATATAAGAGAATTTTGTGATAAATATAGAGAAATTGATAAATTAAATTGGTCTTGTTATGCAACACCGGCAGAAGGGCTTTCAGGAAAATTTGTAATTCACGATAAAAATGTGTTTGGTGAAATAAAAGGAGTTACAGATAAAGATTATTATACAAATAGCTATCATATTCCAGTTGGATATCAAATATCAATTAAAAGAAAGATAGATTTAGAGGCACCATTCCATAAAATATGTAATGGTGGACATATAACTTATATTGAGATGGATGGATATCCAGACCCAGAGGATGTAAAATCAATAATAGATTATGCTTATAAGAAAACTAATATAAGTTATATAGGAATTAACTTTCATATGAAATATTGCAGGGAGTGCGGTTCAAAATTAGAATCTTTTGAAAATCATTGTCCTAAATGTGGTAGCATGAATATACAAGGAATATCAAGGGTTACAGGATATCTCTCATTAGATGAAAGATTTGGAGCTGGAAAGGTTGCGGAACGCAAAGATAGACTTTCACATAATGATGAAGTTCATGTAAATACTTATTAA
- a CDS encoding ferritin family protein has product MSYTTPGQPQGYPYCFVNKLREDIIAEVVAINQYSEILSKCCIPEVNKVICGIREDEERHFGLFLNLVRKYDPEQEKQYIRTIESLKFKCPQSFDVTKGPTDELILNYIREAVKGECEAIILYDQDIIEIPYKDARETLKTVAYEEKHHIEELVQILLNFDDGNYFPNK; this is encoded by the coding sequence ATGAGTTATACTACTCCTGGTCAACCACAAGGTTATCCTTATTGTTTTGTAAATAAATTAAGAGAAGATATTATTGCTGAGGTAGTAGCAATTAATCAATATAGTGAAATATTATCTAAATGTTGTATACCTGAAGTTAATAAAGTAATTTGTGGAATTAGAGAAGATGAGGAAAGACACTTTGGTCTATTCTTAAATCTTGTTAGAAAATATGACCCTGAACAAGAAAAACAATATATTAGAACAATAGAATCTTTAAAATTTAAATGTCCTCAGTCCTTTGATGTAACTAAAGGACCTACTGATGAATTAATTTTAAATTATATAAGAGAAGCTGTTAAAGGCGAATGTGAAGCCATAATACTATATGATCAAGATATAATAGAAATTCCATATAAAGATGCAAGAGAAACTTTAAAGACAGTTGCTTACGAAGAAAAACACCACATTGAAGAACTAGTACAAATTTTATTAAATTTTGATGATGGAAATTACTTTCCAAATAAATAA
- the panD gene encoding aspartate 1-decarboxylase codes for MQLNMLKSKIHRVTVTQAELNYVGSITIDRAIMNAANILEYEKVQIVDINNGSRFETYVIPGEENSNIICLNGAAARCVQVGDKIIIMAYCTMEREEAMKYKPVVVIANEDNSINKITNYEKN; via the coding sequence ATGCAGTTAAATATGTTAAAGTCAAAAATTCATAGAGTTACGGTAACACAGGCAGAGTTAAATTATGTTGGAAGTATAACTATAGATAGGGCTATTATGAATGCGGCGAATATATTAGAATATGAAAAAGTTCAAATTGTGGATATAAATAATGGTTCTAGATTTGAAACTTATGTTATTCCAGGAGAAGAGAATAGTAATATTATATGTTTAAATGGGGCAGCAGCAAGATGTGTACAAGTAGGAGATAAGATAATTATTATGGCTTATTGCACTATGGAGAGAGAAGAAGCAATGAAATATAAACCTGTTGTAGTTATTGCAAATGAAGATAATTCAATTAATAAAATAACAAATTATGAAAAAAATTAG
- the panC gene encoding pantoate--beta-alanine ligase produces the protein MISLNRVDDVRKYVNKWRKKGLSIGLVPTMGCLHEGHKSLIDKAVKENDKVVVSVFVNPTQFGPNEDFNKYPRNLKNDMDICEKVGVSIIFNPNSSEMYCDDASTYVNVEKLTEGLCGAKRQGHFKGVCTVVSKLFNIVTPRRAYFGVKDAQQLAIIKRMVRDLNFNIDIIGCPIIREDDGLAKSSRNKYLSYEERRAAAILSKSLKNAKMSLKNGERDVNKVKNIIKNKILEESLANIDYIEIVDSVTLQNINTIDHDALVAIAVFIGNTRLIDNFTFKWGE, from the coding sequence ATGATAAGTTTAAATAGAGTTGATGATGTTAGAAAATATGTTAATAAATGGAGAAAAAAGGGATTATCTATAGGACTTGTACCAACTATGGGGTGTTTACATGAAGGGCATAAAAGTCTTATAGATAAAGCGGTAAAAGAAAATGACAAAGTTGTTGTTAGTGTTTTTGTAAATCCTACTCAATTTGGACCAAATGAAGACTTTAATAAATATCCGAGGAATTTAAAGAATGATATGGACATTTGTGAAAAGGTAGGGGTTAGTATAATTTTTAATCCAAATTCTTCTGAAATGTATTGTGATGATGCATCTACCTATGTAAATGTGGAGAAACTAACTGAGGGTTTATGTGGTGCAAAACGACAGGGACATTTTAAAGGGGTATGTACAGTAGTTAGTAAGCTATTTAATATAGTTACTCCTAGGAGGGCATATTTTGGAGTAAAGGATGCTCAACAGTTAGCTATTATAAAAAGAATGGTTAGAGATTTAAATTTTAATATAGATATAATAGGGTGTCCAATAATAAGAGAAGATGATGGACTTGCTAAAAGTTCTAGAAATAAATATCTTTCTTATGAGGAGAGAAGGGCTGCAGCAATTCTTAGTAAGAGTTTAAAAAATGCAAAGATGAGTCTTAAAAATGGAGAGAGAGATGTTAATAAGGTAAAAAATATTATAAAAAATAAAATACTAGAAGAATCACTTGCAAATATTGACTATATTGAGATTGTTGATAGTGTTACATTACAAAACATTAATACAATAGACCATGATGCACTTGTAGCTATTGCTGTATTTATAGGAAATACTAGATTAATAGATAATTTTACTTTCAAATGGGGGGAATAA
- the panB gene encoding 3-methyl-2-oxobutanoate hydroxymethyltransferase, producing MKNTIETFQNAKTNGEKITMLTAYDYSTAKLIDESGINGILVGDSVGMVCLGYKDTLSVTMEDMIHHIKAVTRGTKNTLVVGDMPFMSYQSSIYDAVVNAGRIIKEGGAQAVKLEGGASVIKQIEAIVNAQIPVMGHIGLTPQSINVFGGFKIQGKNQERAKQLIEDAKALEKSGVFAIVLECVPAKLAEIITKEVSVPTIGIGAGASCDGQILVYQDMLGMFSDISPKFVKKFANIGEFMKEGFKKYINEVKGETFPSTEHCFKIDDSVLEKLY from the coding sequence ATGAAAAATACTATAGAAACATTTCAAAATGCTAAAACTAATGGAGAAAAAATTACTATGCTTACAGCTTATGATTATTCTACAGCAAAATTAATAGATGAATCAGGTATTAATGGAATATTAGTAGGAGATTCTGTAGGAATGGTATGTCTTGGATATAAGGATACTTTAAGTGTAACAATGGAGGACATGATACATCATATTAAGGCTGTTACAAGGGGAACTAAAAATACTCTTGTAGTTGGGGACATGCCATTTATGTCATATCAGAGTTCAATTTATGATGCAGTAGTTAATGCAGGAAGAATAATAAAGGAAGGTGGAGCACAAGCTGTTAAATTAGAGGGTGGAGCTTCAGTTATAAAACAAATAGAAGCTATAGTAAATGCACAAATTCCTGTAATGGGACATATAGGGCTTACACCTCAATCAATAAATGTATTTGGTGGATTTAAGATACAGGGTAAAAATCAGGAAAGAGCAAAGCAGTTAATAGAAGATGCTAAGGCTTTAGAGAAATCAGGAGTATTTGCAATCGTCCTTGAATGTGTTCCTGCTAAACTTGCAGAAATTATAACAAAAGAAGTATCTGTTCCTACTATTGGTATAGGAGCAGGAGCTAGTTGTGATGGACAAATATTAGTTTATCAAGATATGTTAGGTATGTTTTCAGATATTAGTCCTAAATTCGTGAAGAAATTTGCAAATATTGGAGAGTTTATGAAGGAAGGATTTAAAAAATATATAAATGAAGTTAAGGGAGAAACTTTCCCATCTACAGAGCATTGTTTTAAAATTGATGATAGTGTTTTAGAAAAATTATATTAG
- a CDS encoding Rossmann-like and DUF2520 domain-containing protein: protein MNIGFIGGGQVGFSLGKYFCENGLNVKGYYSRTYRSACDASKFTNSSAYKSLEELIKHSDTIFITIPDDSIHDIWNKICKNDIKGKIICHTSGLLSSSIFSNINSSGAFGYSIHPMFPFCDKYNDYKKLKKAYFSIEGNIKYLNYLYSVLSSLGNSVILIQQKNKALYHLANVTVSNLVLSIINLGCSYLEKCNISNEDCIKALFPLIESNVKNLKETGFLYSLTGPVERGDLGTLKTHMETISNDDKEIYKNLSLNLLKLCKIKNPEKNYRKLEEYLGG, encoded by the coding sequence TTGAACATAGGTTTTATTGGAGGAGGACAAGTAGGTTTTTCTTTAGGAAAATATTTTTGTGAAAATGGATTGAATGTTAAAGGGTATTATAGCAGAACTTATAGGTCTGCATGTGATGCCTCAAAATTCACCAATTCAAGTGCATATAAAAGTTTAGAAGAACTTATAAAACATAGTGATACAATTTTTATAACCATTCCTGATGATTCAATACATGATATATGGAATAAAATATGTAAAAACGATATTAAAGGTAAAATTATATGCCACACTAGTGGTTTATTATCTTCATCAATCTTTTCAAATATAAACTCTTCAGGTGCTTTTGGATATTCTATTCATCCAATGTTCCCATTTTGTGATAAATACAATGATTATAAAAAATTAAAAAAAGCTTATTTTTCAATAGAAGGTAATATAAAATATTTGAATTACCTATACTCTGTTTTATCTTCTTTGGGTAATAGTGTTATTTTGATACAACAAAAAAATAAGGCGTTATATCATTTAGCTAATGTTACAGTTTCTAATTTAGTGTTATCTATTATAAATCTAGGATGTAGTTATTTAGAAAAATGTAATATTTCAAATGAGGATTGTATTAAAGCATTATTTCCGCTGATAGAATCTAACGTAAAAAATTTAAAAGAAACTGGATTTTTATATTCTCTAACGGGGCCAGTAGAACGAGGAGATCTGGGAACATTAAAGACTCATATGGAGACTATTTCAAATGATGATAAGGAAATATATAAAAACTTATCATTAAATCTTTTGAAGTTATGTAAAATAAAAAATCCTGAAAAAAATTATAGGAAATTGGAAGAATATCTGGGGGGATAA
- a CDS encoding WG repeat-containing protein — protein MKENNELYPVLVNKKYGYMNDKGEVIIDTIYDYAEEFCDDLAIVGVQGNLGYINKKGEVIIDFKFKGANAFSEGLAAVQLGYAWGYINKKGELVIPFNFIDAYNFSDGLALVQIGGKQGYINKKGEVVIEPKYDYAHSFSEGVAGVDINKRFGYIDKNGEIVIPAKYLSAGDFKEGLATVEVKRGYGFIDKNGDMLIEPDYEETDNFYGEYAIVCKNEKYGYINKNGETIIPTKYDNIDVMSEELIPIEIDGKWGYININNEMIIEPKFTDAYEFGNGLALVEIKGKFGYINKNGEYVWKPQK, from the coding sequence ATGAAAGAAAATAATGAACTATATCCAGTACTTGTAAATAAAAAATATGGTTATATGAATGACAAGGGAGAAGTTATAATCGATACTATATATGATTATGCAGAAGAATTTTGTGATGATTTAGCTATAGTTGGAGTTCAAGGTAATCTTGGATATATAAATAAAAAGGGTGAGGTTATTATAGATTTTAAATTTAAAGGAGCAAATGCATTTAGTGAAGGTTTAGCTGCTGTTCAATTGGGATATGCATGGGGATATATAAATAAAAAAGGTGAATTAGTAATACCATTTAATTTTATTGATGCTTATAATTTTAGCGATGGGTTAGCCTTAGTTCAAATTGGTGGTAAACAAGGATATATAAATAAAAAAGGTGAAGTAGTTATAGAGCCTAAATATGATTATGCTCATAGTTTTAGTGAAGGAGTTGCCGGTGTTGATATAAATAAAAGATTTGGGTATATAGATAAAAATGGAGAAATAGTCATTCCAGCTAAGTATTTATCAGCAGGAGATTTTAAAGAAGGATTAGCGACTGTAGAAGTAAAAAGAGGATATGGATTTATTGATAAAAACGGTGATATGCTTATAGAACCGGACTATGAAGAAACAGATAACTTTTATGGAGAATATGCTATAGTGTGTAAAAATGAGAAATATGGTTATATAAATAAAAATGGAGAAACAATAATTCCTACAAAATATGATAACATTGATGTAATGAGTGAGGAACTTATACCAATTGAAATAGATGGTAAGTGGGGATATATAAACATAAATAATGAAATGATTATAGAGCCTAAATTTACTGATGCGTATGAATTTGGTAATGGATTAGCTTTGGTGGAGATTAAAGGGAAATTCGGATATATAAATAAAAATGGAGAATATGTATGGAAACCTCAAAAGTAA
- a CDS encoding carbonic anhydrase, with protein MKGTFTVAISCMDGRIQNAVRKFMKNKFHVDYVDMVTEAGPDKILAEGINEFLIQSIKNRVELSIDSHEAKAIAVVGHFDCAGNPVDKEQHIKDIKESVERVE; from the coding sequence TTGAAGGGGACATTTACAGTTGCAATAAGCTGTATGGATGGGAGAATTCAAAATGCTGTTAGGAAATTTATGAAAAATAAGTTTCATGTTGATTATGTTGACATGGTTACAGAAGCGGGTCCTGATAAAATATTAGCTGAAGGTATAAATGAATTTTTAATACAATCAATAAAAAATAGAGTAGAATTATCTATAGATAGCCATGAGGCAAAGGCAATTGCAGTAGTAGGACATTTTGACTGTGCTGGCAATCCTGTAGATAAAGAACAACACATTAAAGATATAAAAGAATCTGTTGAAAGAGTTGAATAA